From one Octopus bimaculoides isolate UCB-OBI-ISO-001 chromosome 1, ASM119413v2, whole genome shotgun sequence genomic stretch:
- the LOC106872756 gene encoding hatching enzyme 1.2 has translation MSRNIIVLLLFCFGTIGAIPIKSEFEYLPEGFDPAHPEDVPGMFQGDIDLDGHSPWSRNAVGDLKRRWPNGVVPFNIHSYFEQYEKETIMEGIQHIQEMTRLNGKDCIKFMNQSDEENYVYIGTGFGCHSNIGYKGKPQGMSLGRGCRFKGIVIHEMLHTLGFYHEQSRPDRDNYVKINLTNVKEKAKSNFLKLYPPIINTQGLPYDYNSIMHYNPYEFAIDRSIPTVRSLKKGVTIGQRIGMSQLDILRVQKLYGCPERKLVVRQPAGLVTPNCTFDSDLCGWTHGEISPNVKNNSWMRKNEETLTWQTGPSMDHTYGTFEGYFLYSEASLNAGSVAKIRTPTLKAGVHCLSFWFHMYGHNMGSLSVNKIVKGKTSTKLFTRSGNQGNKWINGKIYFTATEDTKIEFESTIGSVQSDIAIDDVMVLDTKC, from the exons aTGTCACGGAATATCATTGTATTGTTACTCTTTTGTTTTGGAACTATTGGTGCCATACCAATAAAGTCTGAG TTTGAATATTTGCCCGAAG gATTCGATCCTGCTCACCCAGAAGATGTCCCAG gAATGTTCCAAGGTGATATTGATCTCGATGGACATAGTCCTTgg aGTAGAAATGCTGTTGGAGATCTTAAGCGGCGCTGGCCAAATGGTGTGGTTCCATTTAACATTCATTCTTATTTTG AACAGTATGAAAAGGAAACAATAATGGAAGGAATACAACATATTCAGGAAATGACGAGGCTTAATGGTAAAGATTGTATAAAGTTTATGAACCAATCAGATGAAGAGAACTACGTGTATATTGGCACAGGATTTGG GTGTCACAGTAATATTGGATACAAAGGCAAACCACAAGGAATGTCTCTCGGCCGTGGCTGTCGATTCAAAGGAATTGTTATTCATGAAATGCTACATACTCTGGGATTTTATCATGAACAGAGTCGACCAGATCGAGACAATTATGTCAAAATAAATTTGACTAATGTAAAAGAAA aggCCAAAAGTAATTTCTTAAAATTGTATCCACCAATTATCAACACCCAAGGGCTTCCATACGATTACAATTCAATCATGCATTATAATCCATATGAATTTGCTATAGACCGAAGTATACCAACAGTTAGATCTCTCAAGAAAGGTGTAACAATTGGTCAACGCATTGGTATGAGTCAGTTAGACATTCTTCGAGTTCAAAAATTGTATGGATGTCCAGAACGGAAGTTGGTTGTCCGCCAACCAG CTGGCTTGGTGACCCCTAACTGTACTTTTGATAGTGATCTGTGCGGATGGACCCATGGCGAAATTAGTCCAAATGTGAAAAATAACAGTTGGATGAGGAAAAATGAGGAAACCCTTACTTGGCAGACAGGACCTTCCATGGATCATACATACGGAACATTTGAAG GTTACTTCCTGTATTCCGAGGCTTCATTAAATGCTGGGTCTGTTGCGAAAATCAGGACACCAACTCTGAAGGCAGGCGTTCACTGTTTGTCATTCTGGTTCCACATGTATGGCCATAATATGGGCTCACTTTCTGTCAATAAAATAGTGAAGGGCAAAACATCGACAAAACTGTTTACAAGATCTGGGAACCAAGGAAACAAGTGGATCAacgggaaaatatattttactgctaCTGAAGACACAAAA ATTGAATTTGAAAGCACCATTGGTTCAGTGCAGAGTGACATTGCTATCGATGATGTGATGGTGCTTGATACGAAATGCTGA